The Ectothiorhodospiraceae bacterium BW-2 nucleotide sequence TGGTGCTTTTCATCGGTGGGGTTAGCATGAATCCAGGTGCCGCTAAACAGCTCATCAAACTGGTCTCGGCGGTTGATGTCGTAGTAGCACTCCATCACTGATTGCAGCAGGCTTTTACCAAACCTGCGCGGGCGAATCAGGAACAGAAAGCGCCCTGCCTGCTCTATTAGCGGCAGATAGTCGGTTTTATCCTGATAGTATTTGTTGCCTTTACGAACTTTGATGTAGTCGGCAACGCCGTAAGGGATGCGCAGTGATCGGGTGTTTGTAGTCATAGCGGACGGAATTGCACTTGTTGTTGCAGGGTTAAGTGCATCAAAGGGTTATATATCAATTGGGAATGGATGGTTTGGTATAGCATTGTTCGCTGCTGTTCCTAAAAACCTAAGCAAAGTTGCTCATGGCAGTTTTTCGGTAATTCGCTCTCCGTTGATAACACCCGTACGGGCGAGCAACTGGAGTCCTGGTTGAGCAGTCCCAACCGGAGGCGCTCAGTCCGCGCTTGCAAGATCGTCTTCACCTGTCGGTACGGCATGAACCGATCGATGTCAAGATCGAACAACCGTGCCAGCACGTTTCGCGCAGCGTTCTGGTCTGCCTGCAACACAACCCCGTCGAAACAGTAAAACCGATCCCCCTGGCGTTTGCCGAGTAGGCATCCGTTGCGGGAATCAATTTGCGATGTGTAGGCAGGATTGACCAGAACGACCGCAGAACCTCTGCGGCTTGAAACACTATCAAGTGCTTCGGCAATGACGCCTTTCGTCCAGCTTGCCAGCCGACGATTGACATTCTTGCCGAAGGACTTGCCCGACATCGGGGCGGTGAGGTCTTCCGCCGCAATCACGGCGGCTTTATCAACAACCTTATGAACCGACTGAAACACCACATCACGGATGCTTGCATGGGTTTTGTCCATCTGCCGGTTTAGCTTTTTGCGCCCAAGGTTAAAGCGACGAATGTGCTCGCGTTTATGCGGGTTACGGGTCGTGTTGGCGAGCGCTCGCAGTTTTGATCGGCGCTGATATTTGGCTTTTAGCTTATCGGATTGTTCGGTCAGTACTTGACCGAGCTCCTGGCCGTGGTGATCGCCGTCTGAATCCACAAGCACTTCGGAGTAGCCTTTATCAATGCCGATGGTGCGCTTGCCGCAATCCTGTTTGGTTTCGACATTAACGGTGGTGTGAACCTCAATACGGTCATCGTCTTTGATAATGACGCGCAGAGTGCCAGTTGGCGTGATCGTGGTATTGAGCAAAATGGCGATACGCTGACCTTTAACAAGGCCGGGGATCTTGATCCAGACGCACCCACCCAGGAGGAAGGTAGTGTAATTATCTGAACGGACAATAATCTGGTTATGGGTATGGTTATGGCCATGATGCCAGTGCTTACGCATGAGCCGGCGCAGATAAGAATCGCCCGTCCATTCGTTGCGCTTGAGGGCAGTGAACAGGCGTTTTTGCTCGGCTTCGTCCCGGGTGTGACGAAAGACAGATTGGCGAACCTTAACCTTGGCCGCTTCCATGCAGGCGGTGATGTTGCCCTTCGCATCGCGTAGGGTCTCTTTCCAAGCGTTGGCGGAAACCGGAAAGGCGCGACCTTCCTTCAGCCAGCCATCGCGAATCTTGCGATCCGAGAGACCCACGCCACCGACCGACCCAAACCTCTGCCAGACCTCGGTACGCACTTGGCCAAGCCGACGCGCCTGCTCGCGCAATGCGGCGACTTTGCCCTTGTTCGGGCGTTTTGCGTTCAAAACTCGCGTGACCTTCATTCGCACACATCCTTTGGTAACTGAATGGGACTATCGGGAAAATCCTCCTTGATCTGCTGCTTGTACTTGCGCATCCCATACAGTCGGAAACTGAAGGTATGCACAATCGCCAGTAAATCCTCAACCATCTCTTGCTCAGGGGAGAGAGACTCCTGGTTCACAACGACTATCTCACAGCCATTTTCTGCTGCGATATGCGCCAACAAATCGAAGCCAAAGCGCATCAACCGATCCTTGTGGGCAATCAGCAGTAGGCGCACTTCCCCACGATGAATCCGATCGACCAGAGCGAGAAAGCGCTTGCGCTTGAAGTTCATCCCGCCGCCGATTTCTTGCACCCACTCATCGACCGCAATCCCTGCGCCCAGACAGTAGGTTTCCATCGCTTTGACCTGGGAGGCAAGATCGTCTTTTTGTCCCGCACTGGAGACTCGGCAATACACCACCACATCTCGCCTCTTAGGCGCCCCGCCCAGCATCAGGCGAACATCGGACTCATCGAAATACCGATGCCCCGATGGCAGGCGCTTGGACTGCAACTTCCCCTCTCTTTCCCAACGCCGCACGGTTTGCACTGACCGCCCAATGCGCTTAGCAAACTCACCTATGCTGTATCTACTGCTCATAACACATAATTATAGACATATTCGAGTATAAATCAAGCAACTGTTAATTGCTCTCCCTAATTTTCAACTACCTTTTGCAATTTAACCACAACCCGCCGGTTACGCGCCCGCCCCTCTTCAAAATCGTTACTAGTCATCGGCCGACTTGCACCATAACCGATTGCGGTTAACAGTGCACCCTTCAGACCAAAATTGTCAATCAGATAACGCCGTACACTATCGGCACGGCGCTGTAGCGGTAAAGTAGCCTGGCCATTCGCTCGCTAAAGCATAACGCTTTAAGTGAGGCTGCCTCACGCAGCCGCTGCTGCAGTAGCAGCAGATCGGCCACCTATTTGAGTGCTGTAACAGAATCGGCCACGAGAGACTATGGCGCTACCGGTAGGCTACAGCGTACCGCTCATCCCCGGCAGCAACCCCTCTGGTGCCTCAGAGAGCTCCCCTATTACGGTAACGGTCTGGCTAACCGGATCAATTTCGCCAATCACCCAGCTAATACAGGCGGCTAACACCATCTCACCCTCATCGAGCTGTAGCGTAAACGGGGTGCCGGGTAGTATGTGGGGATCACCATCACCACCTCCAGCTCAGAGTCATCCACCAGACGCAGCGAAAACAGGGTATGGGTCACCGGACGCAGCTGCGCCCGCCCCCCCGCCTCACCATAACCGCTCAAACGCTCACTAACAGCGCGGCTACCACCGGCTGCTCTGCCATAGTCACTGTTGCAAACAGCAGCCACGACTGCAGACTAGCTTGAAACAGCCCCTTTTTGAGTCTCATCCCGGTCCCATAGCATAGAAAAAGTTCGCCATCTAAACACTACACCATTCGTAACCTTACGCCACCATAGCGTAAAAAGCCCCGAAAAATTTGTTTCACTACTCCCCTGATGAACCACAGAGGAGAACAGAGATGCCGAACCCCACCCTAGCAGCCGTATCACAGGCCTTTAAAGATTGGCGGGAGAACCCAGAAAAGAGCGCGCGAAGCCGAATTCCCGAGGCGCTGCAACAACAAGCCGTAGCGTTAATAGGCCACTACCCGGTGAGCCACATACTCAAAGCGCTGCGCATCAATTACCGTCAACTCAGTAGCTGGAAGAAGAGCCGGGAGGAGAACGACACCATCCCGGGATTCATCGCGCTTGAGCCGTCAGAGCCGACTAGCGAACCTCTTTTGGCTCTCAAGTGGACGACCGAAACCACTACCGGCCGGCCATTGAGTGTGGAGGGCGAGTTATCACCGGAACAATGGCGGCAACTGCTTCCCCTGCTCAGTCAGATGGGAGCTAACTCATGATCTACCTCACAGAACAGACTCCGGTGATGATAGCGACAGCACCGGCTGATTTTCGCCGTGGCATCGACGGCTTTGTCGCGCTGTGCCAACACCAACTCGGCCAACAGCCGCGCTCGGGCACCGTGTTTGCCTTTATTAACCGCTCTAAAACGATGATTCGCCTGCTGGTCTATGAGAACAATGGCTACTGGCTGATGACCAAACGCCTCTCCAAAGGCAAATACCGGGGTTGGCCTCGCCCGGCAGAGCCGATAAGTGCGATTAAGGCACAACAACTACGCCAACTCCTCTCAAATTTGGTAAAATAGTGCCATGACAGAGTTTAAAACATTGAGTAAAACCGAGATTGAGGAGCTGATTGAGCGTGTTGAGAGAGCCATTGCAGAAGATTTGGCCCTCTCTAAAGCCGATATGCAGCTACTGTTGGGGGTTTTGTTAATGGTCACAGAGCTACAGATCTCATTGTCTCTGAAAGATGTCACGATACACAAATTGCGTAAACTGGCTGGGATAATCAGCAGCTCAGAGAAACACTCTGCGGTTATTCCTGATGGCGATGCGTCAAACGACTCGGATGGCACCCAAAAGAGCGATGCAGCTACTTCAAAACCCGACGGTAACAGCGAGTCAACCGCATCAGGCAAGCCGAAGAAAAAGCCATCGACTCAAAAAGCAGAGCGGGTGATTCGGTTGCAGTGCCATCACAACCATGATGAGCTGAAGGCGGGACAGCTCTGCCCAGAATGCGGTCATGGCCGGCTCTACATCTATCAGCCGGTGATACGGGTACGGATTCAGGGCGAGCCCCCTTTAAGTGCGGTCGAACATATTTTCGAGCGGCTGCGCTGCAATAGCTGTGGCGCCTACTTTACCGCGACCCCTACAGACGATTTTCAGCAAGATGGCGGCATGAATCAGCTCTATGGCTACAGCGCCCGGGCTATTATCGCGCTTCACCGCCACTTTGCCGGTCTGCCGCTTCACCGGCAGCAGACGCTGCAGCAGATATTAGGGGTGCCACTGACTGCGTCGTCACTCTATGACCAGACCGAGTCTGTCGCCAATGATGGCTTCGTGGTATTTAAGGCACTCAAACAACTGGCTGCTGATGCGCCCCACTTCAATCTGGATGATACACCCAACCGGATTTTGAATCAGGGCACGATTCTGAAGCCTGACAGACGGAGCGGTCAACTTAAACCCCGCAGCGGTACTTTCACTTCCGGCTTAATCGCGACACTGGAGAGTGGCCAACAAATCGTGCTCTACCAGACCGATATTGGCCATGCCGGAGAGTTGATCGATGAGATTCTGCGTCTGCGCCATCCCGGGTTAGCCAAACCCACTATCATGTGCGATGCGCTCAGTCGCAATCTGCCTACGGTGCTGGATGAAACACAGCGACACGATACATTCTGCAACAGCCACTGTAGGCGGGGGTTTGTGGATGTGGCAGAGCTGCATCCGGATAAAGTCCCGTGGGTGTTAGAGCTCTATGGCCAGGTCTGGCACCACGATACGCACTGCAAGAAGCAGAAGTATACCCCGGCAGAGCGGCTGGCTTACCATCAGCAGCACTCGCTGCCGCTGATGGCGCAGCTCAAACAGTGGGGCGAGACGCAGATTGAGAGTGGCGATGTCGAGGAAAACAGTTCGCTGGGCAAAGCAATCCGCTATCTGCTCAACCATTACGACAAGCTGACTGCCTTTTGCCGCATTGAGGGGGCGCAAATCGATAATAACATTATGGAACGTATGCTCAAGCTGGTGATTCGGGGACGGCGTAACAGCCTCTTCTTCAGAACGCTCGGCGGAGCCGGTGTTGCCGATGTCATTCTCTCTCTGGTCGCCACTTGCTATTTGGCCGGGGTCAATCCGTTTGATTACCTGGTGGCGTTGCAGCGTTATGCCCATCAGGTTAATCGTCATCCAGAGTTGTGGTTCCCCTGGAACTATCAGCAGACGCTGGCATCGTTGTCAGCTCCTCTAAAAGCTGCGGCTTAACCGAGCCTACTCCCTCCCTCTGTTTAAGTCTATCAGGCCGGCCCCGGGGCTGTCACGCTATGGTGGCGTAAGGTTACCACCATTCCCATTGAGCCAAAGGGCTGTCACTATAACCATCTAGTATCGCAGCAAGCGAAATAAAAGATAAAATTTAGTGATATATGAATGATTAACGGTCAGATAATTAAGGATATCCCCCTCATACCACTTGAATTTCATCAGCAACACCAGTTAAAGCAGCTCCATCTGCTGCTAGTAGAGGATCAGCTCAATAGCGCTAAAGGTATTCAACAGCTATTACGACCGCTATTTGCTTCGGTTACCTTTGCCATTGGCCAACAGGTTGCCCTGACGCTGTTTCGGCAGCAGCACTTTGATCTGGTGATGACCGATATTGAACTACAAGATGGTAACGGTCTGGCTTTAATCGGGCAGTTGCGCCAAATAGAGCCGCAGCTACCGGTTATTGTCTTAACCGCCTTTAGCCGTAATGACTACCTGCTGCACGCGGCCAACTTGCAGCTTGATGGCTATATTCTGAAACCCCTTAACTTTGATAAGCTGAATCAGGCACTGGTTAAACTGCTGAACCGGCTACAACCACTCTCCCCGCTGATTCCGCTCCATCACCACTGTAGCTATGATCCGATGTTGCAGCAACTAGAGGTCGATGGCAAAAGTATCGCTTTAGGCACCAAGCAGCGCCAGCTACTGGAGCTGCTACTGCGACGCTCACCCCGTGCGGTGAGTCGTAAGGAGATGATTACCCATATTTGGCATGAGGATCACCTCAGCCCTTCGGCACTCAAAAATCTGCTGCTACAGCTACGGGAGCAAAAAACAGTTCTTGATTTTTTATTTATTTGTCATTAGAATTTTCCACCGTAGATAGGTTATCTACAAGCGCGAAAGTTTTGCGTGCCATGGTTAGAGTCGAAGTCGAATCGCAAGGTTGTTCTCTGTTCAGGATGAACGTCGAGGCAATTTTTATGGCGCAAGCTGGGTTTCGATGGCTGAAACTGCCCATGTTGCCGGTGTTGACCGGCCATCCGGTTGGGACTGCTCAACCAGGACTCCAGTTGCTCGCCCGCAAGGGTGTTATCAACGGAGAGCGAATTACCAAAAACCGCCATGAGCAACTTTGCTTAGGTTTTTAGGAACAGAAACTGAGCTACGACATTATTAAAAACGCCCCCGGTAACGGCTGGTACATAGAGCCGCTGCTTGATCAGAAGAGTAGCGACGACAGGTGATCGGTCGCTCCTTCTCTATCCTATGGCGGTTACTCTGTCTGATTGTCTCCGCTAACGCTAATGCTACTGACAAAATAGTATTACAGCTAAAGTGGCAGCATCAGTTTCAGTTTGCCGGCTACTACGCCGCAGAGCAGTTAGGCTACTATCATCAGGCAGGGCTCAATGTCGAGCTGCGCCCCGCCCGCCCCGACACTGATCCACTAGATGAAGTCAAAGCGGGACGAGCCCAATTTGGCGTCGGTAGCAATAATCTGGTCTTAGCGCACCATCAGGGTGTGCCAGTGGTAGTGCTGGCAGTGATTATGCAGCACTCACCCTACGCTATTATCGCTGCTAAAAACAGCCAGCTACGGAATAGTCATGATCTGGCCGGTAAAAAGTTTATGCTGGAGCCGATGGCGGATGAGATACTAGCCTATCTGATCCAGCAACGGATACCGCTGCAGAGTCTGGAGCTACTGCCCCACAGCCACACCCCCTACTCGCTGATACGCGGCGAAGTGGCCGCTATGTCGGCCTATATCACCGATGAGCCCTATCTGCTACAGCAGGAGGCG carries:
- a CDS encoding transposase, whose translation is MKVTRVLNAKRPNKGKVAALREQARRLGQVRTEVWQRFGSVGGVGLSDRKIRDGWLKEGRAFPVSANAWKETLRDAKGNITACMEAAKVKVRQSVFRHTRDEAEQKRLFTALKRNEWTGDSYLRRLMRKHWHHGHNHTHNQIIVRSDNYTTFLLGGCVWIKIPGLVKGQRIAILLNTTITPTGTLRVIIKDDDRIEVHTTVNVETKQDCGKRTIGIDKGYSEVLVDSDGDHHGQELGQVLTEQSDKLKAKYQRRSKLRALANTTRNPHKREHIRRFNLGRKKLNRQMDKTHASIRDVVFQSVHKVVDKAAVIAAEDLTAPMSGKSFGKNVNRRLASWTKGVIAEALDSVSSRRGSAVVLVNPAYTSQIDSRNGCLLGKRQGDRFYCFDGVVLQADQNAARNVLARLFDLDIDRFMPYRQVKTILQARTERLRLGLLNQDSSCSPVRVLSTESELPKNCHEQLCLGF
- a CDS encoding IS607 family transposase; translated protein: MSSRYSIGEFAKRIGRSVQTVRRWEREGKLQSKRLPSGHRYFDESDVRLMLGGAPKRRDVVVYCRVSSAGQKDDLASQVKAMETYCLGAGIAVDEWVQEIGGGMNFKRKRFLALVDRIHRGEVRLLLIAHKDRLMRFGFDLLAHIAAENGCEIVVVNQESLSPEQEMVEDLLAIVHTFSFRLYGMRKYKQQIKEDFPDSPIQLPKDVCE
- a CDS encoding transposase, whose translation is MIYLTEQTPVMIATAPADFRRGIDGFVALCQHQLGQQPRSGTVFAFINRSKTMIRLLVYENNGYWLMTKRLSKGKYRGWPRPAEPISAIKAQQLRQLLSNLVK
- a CDS encoding IS66 family transposase gives rise to the protein MTEFKTLSKTEIEELIERVERAIAEDLALSKADMQLLLGVLLMVTELQISLSLKDVTIHKLRKLAGIISSSEKHSAVIPDGDASNDSDGTQKSDAATSKPDGNSESTASGKPKKKPSTQKAERVIRLQCHHNHDELKAGQLCPECGHGRLYIYQPVIRVRIQGEPPLSAVEHIFERLRCNSCGAYFTATPTDDFQQDGGMNQLYGYSARAIIALHRHFAGLPLHRQQTLQQILGVPLTASSLYDQTESVANDGFVVFKALKQLAADAPHFNLDDTPNRILNQGTILKPDRRSGQLKPRSGTFTSGLIATLESGQQIVLYQTDIGHAGELIDEILRLRHPGLAKPTIMCDALSRNLPTVLDETQRHDTFCNSHCRRGFVDVAELHPDKVPWVLELYGQVWHHDTHCKKQKYTPAERLAYHQQHSLPLMAQLKQWGETQIESGDVEENSSLGKAIRYLLNHYDKLTAFCRIEGAQIDNNIMERMLKLVIRGRRNSLFFRTLGGAGVADVILSLVATCYLAGVNPFDYLVALQRYAHQVNRHPELWFPWNYQQTLASLSAPLKAAA
- a CDS encoding response regulator; its protein translation is MINGQIIKDIPLIPLEFHQQHQLKQLHLLLVEDQLNSAKGIQQLLRPLFASVTFAIGQQVALTLFRQQHFDLVMTDIELQDGNGLALIGQLRQIEPQLPVIVLTAFSRNDYLLHAANLQLDGYILKPLNFDKLNQALVKLLNRLQPLSPLIPLHHHCSYDPMLQQLEVDGKSIALGTKQRQLLELLLRRSPRAVSRKEMITHIWHEDHLSPSALKNLLLQLREQKTVLDFLFICH